One segment of Methylocella silvestris BL2 DNA contains the following:
- a CDS encoding glutathione binding-like protein, with translation MIDLYYWTTPNGHKITIFLEEAGLPYSVHPVNIGKGQQFTPEFLAIAPNNRIPAILDRDPAGGGAPISIFESGAILLYLAEKTGKFIAPDLRGRVATLEWLFWQMGGLGPMAGQNHHFNKYAAEKIPYAIERYVRETRRLYGVLDKRLADRPFVAGDYSIADMAIYPWIVPYRDQSQDLAEFPHLKVWFETIAARPATKRAYDVAAAINAAPTIADEQSRRILFGGARS, from the coding sequence ATGATCGACCTCTATTACTGGACGACGCCGAACGGCCACAAGATCACAATCTTCCTCGAGGAGGCCGGGCTTCCCTATTCCGTGCATCCCGTGAATATCGGCAAAGGCCAGCAATTCACCCCGGAGTTTTTGGCGATCGCGCCGAACAACCGCATCCCCGCGATCCTCGATCGCGATCCGGCCGGCGGAGGCGCTCCAATTTCGATCTTCGAATCGGGCGCCATCCTGCTTTATCTTGCCGAGAAAACGGGGAAATTCATCGCTCCCGATCTACGCGGTCGCGTCGCGACGCTCGAATGGCTGTTCTGGCAGATGGGCGGCCTCGGCCCGATGGCCGGCCAGAATCACCATTTCAACAAATATGCCGCCGAGAAAATCCCTTACGCCATAGAGCGTTACGTCAGGGAAACCCGCCGCCTCTATGGCGTGCTCGACAAGCGCCTTGCCGATCGTCCTTTCGTCGCCGGCGATTATTCGATCGCCGATATGGCGATCTATCCCTGGATCGTGCCCTATCGGGACCAGAGCCAGGACCTTGCAGAGTTTCCTCACCTCAAAGTCTGGTTCGAGACGATCGCCGCCCGGCCGGCGACGAAACGCGCCTATGACGTCGCCGCCGCGATCAATGCGGCTCCGACCATCGCCGACGAGCAGTCGCGCCGGATCCTGTTTGGCGGCGCGCGGAGCTGA
- the rpoH gene encoding RNA polymerase sigma factor RpoH translates to MAAALPMISGESGLARYLNEIRRFPMLEPQQEYMLAKRWREHADSDAAHKLVTSHLRLVAKIAMGYRGYGLPISEVVSEGNVGLMQAVKRFEPEKGFRLATYAMWWIRASIQEYILRSWSLVKMGTTASQKKLFFNLRKVKSQISALEEGDLRPEHVDKIAHRLGVSKQDVIDMNRRMSGDASLNAPLREEGEGEWQDWLVDDSASQEKLLVDREETDNRLGALHTALNVLNDRERRIFEARRLADDPMTLEALSDEFDISRERVRQIEVRAFEKVQSAVKAGVARVEAGARRAQIAGPAAQA, encoded by the coding sequence ATGGCTGCTGCGCTGCCAATGATCTCGGGTGAGAGTGGTCTCGCCCGTTATTTGAACGAAATCAGACGGTTCCCCATGCTGGAGCCGCAACAGGAATATATGCTGGCCAAGCGCTGGCGCGAGCACGCCGATTCCGACGCCGCGCATAAGCTTGTCACGTCCCACCTTCGCCTCGTCGCCAAGATCGCGATGGGCTATCGCGGCTATGGCCTGCCGATCAGCGAAGTCGTCTCGGAAGGCAATGTCGGTCTTATGCAGGCCGTCAAGCGCTTTGAACCCGAGAAAGGGTTCCGCCTAGCCACCTATGCCATGTGGTGGATCCGCGCGTCGATTCAAGAGTATATCCTGCGCTCGTGGTCGCTTGTGAAGATGGGCACCACCGCCAGCCAGAAGAAACTCTTCTTCAATCTTCGCAAGGTGAAGAGCCAGATCTCGGCGCTGGAAGAGGGCGATCTGCGTCCCGAGCACGTCGACAAGATCGCGCACCGGCTTGGCGTGTCCAAGCAGGACGTGATCGACATGAACCGCCGCATGTCCGGCGACGCCTCGCTGAACGCTCCTTTGCGCGAGGAAGGCGAAGGCGAATGGCAGGATTGGCTTGTCGATGACAGCGCCAGTCAGGAAAAACTGCTGGTCGACCGCGAAGAGACGGACAATCGGCTCGGCGCCCTGCATACGGCTCTGAACGTGCTGAACGACCGCGAGCGGCGCATTTTCGAGGCGCGCCGCCTTGCCGACGATCCGATGACGCTGGAGGCTCTCTCCGACGAATTCGACATCTCGCGCGAGCGCGTCCGTCAGATCGAAGTTCGCGCCTTTGAAAAGGTGCAGTCGGCCGTCAAGGCGGGCGTCGCCCGCGTCGAGGCGGGCGCGCGCAGAGCTCAGATCGCCGGTCCGGCCGCGCAAGCCTGA
- a CDS encoding RluA family pseudouridine synthase, with translation MNPVEPALHGSTASVHSFAVAPGRAGERLDRFLAAETAAAGADLSRTRLKTLIEGGHVSVNGVIVTEASFAVRAGQALAVAVPPAAEPIPAGEAIALDIRFEDEHLLVLDKPAGLVVHPGAGHESGTLVNALIAHCGDSLSGIGGVKRPGIVHRLDKDTSGLMVVAKTDRAHQGLARLFADHGRTLPLLREYLAFVWGAPDRASGLVDAPLGRHPVDREKIAIVAAARGRRAVTHWRLLEQLGPEVAALACRLETGRTHQIRVHMASLGWPLLGDPVYGRGFKTKAGRLPPEAQAALIALGRQALHARALGFEHPVTGAALAFESDPPPDMAELQAALRRSA, from the coding sequence ATGAATCCGGTTGAACCCGCCCTGCACGGCTCGACGGCGTCCGTCCACTCCTTCGCCGTCGCGCCGGGCCGGGCGGGCGAGCGGCTCGACCGCTTTCTCGCTGCTGAGACCGCTGCCGCCGGCGCGGACCTCTCCCGCACCAGGCTGAAGACGCTGATCGAGGGCGGCCACGTCAGCGTCAACGGCGTGATCGTCACCGAGGCGAGCTTTGCCGTGCGCGCGGGCCAGGCGCTCGCCGTCGCCGTGCCGCCCGCCGCCGAGCCGATCCCGGCCGGCGAGGCGATCGCCCTCGACATCCGTTTTGAGGACGAACATCTCCTCGTGCTCGACAAGCCGGCCGGGCTCGTCGTGCATCCGGGCGCCGGCCACGAATCCGGCACGCTCGTCAATGCGCTGATCGCCCATTGCGGCGACAGCCTGTCGGGGATTGGCGGCGTCAAAAGGCCGGGCATCGTGCACCGGCTCGACAAGGACACCTCCGGATTGATGGTCGTCGCCAAGACCGACCGGGCGCATCAGGGGCTGGCGCGGCTTTTCGCCGATCACGGCCGCACGCTGCCGCTGCTGCGCGAATATCTCGCCTTTGTGTGGGGCGCTCCCGACCGCGCTTCGGGGCTGGTCGACGCGCCGCTCGGACGCCATCCCGTCGATCGCGAAAAGATCGCCATCGTCGCGGCGGCGCGGGGGCGCCGGGCGGTCACTCACTGGCGGCTGCTGGAGCAATTGGGCCCCGAGGTCGCGGCGCTCGCCTGCCGTCTCGAGACAGGCCGCACGCATCAGATCCGCGTCCATATGGCGAGCCTCGGCTGGCCGCTGCTGGGCGATCCCGTCTATGGGCGGGGGTTCAAGACCAAGGCGGGCCGGCTTCCGCCCGAGGCGCAGGCGGCGCTGATTGCGCTCGGCCGGCAGGCGCTTCACGCCAGGGCGCTTGGCTTTGAACATCCCGTCACGGGCGCGGCGCTGGCTTTTGAAAGCGACCCGCCGCCTGACATGGCCGAGCTTCAGGCGGCCCTGAGGCGCTCCGCTTAG
- a CDS encoding FmdB family zinc ribbon protein, translated as MPLFAYACRDCNAEFEALVRASDVPSCPSCGSQNLQQQIARVSGDIKHKALAQAGRRAAAREGHVSNFSAKEAPIKKG; from the coding sequence ATGCCGCTCTTTGCCTATGCCTGCCGGGATTGCAACGCCGAATTCGAGGCTCTCGTGCGGGCGTCCGACGTCCCTTCGTGCCCCTCTTGCGGCAGTCAGAATTTGCAGCAGCAGATTGCGCGGGTCTCGGGCGATATCAAGCACAAGGCGCTGGCGCAGGCCGGCCGCCGCGCCGCGGCGCGCGAGGGGCATGTCAGCAATTTCAGCGCAAAAGAAGCGCCCATCAAGAAGGGCTGA
- a CDS encoding fructosamine kinase family protein: MRGLAERGAALLGGLLRHAERVSGGDLSQILRVTLEDGRQAIVKTGSHPKIEAAMLRAIAASGAPAPSVLAVSDEVLALELLPGGEGLGGAWASLGHALATLHAASGARYGWPEDYAFGPVAIENGWSDDWPRFWAARRLLTHVAHLPAALARRVEALAAALPDRLPAQPRLALLHGDLWGGNIVAAGGRVSGFIDPACYYGDAEVDLAMLSLFDQPGAPFFDAYGPLEPGHEDRRPIYMLWPALVHLRLFGGAYRPMASACCRPAGSKS, translated from the coding sequence ATGAGGGGCCTTGCCGAGCGCGGCGCCGCGCTGCTCGGCGGCCTGTTGCGCCACGCCGAACGGGTCAGCGGCGGCGACCTTTCGCAAATCCTGCGCGTCACCCTCGAAGACGGACGGCAGGCGATCGTCAAGACCGGGTCCCATCCCAAAATCGAGGCGGCCATGCTGCGCGCGATTGCCGCCAGCGGCGCCCCGGCGCCGTCCGTTCTGGCGGTCAGCGACGAGGTTCTCGCGCTCGAACTCCTACCGGGGGGCGAGGGTCTTGGCGGGGCCTGGGCGAGCCTTGGCCATGCGCTCGCCACGCTCCATGCGGCGTCAGGCGCGCGCTACGGTTGGCCGGAGGATTACGCCTTTGGGCCGGTTGCGATCGAAAATGGCTGGAGCGACGACTGGCCACGTTTCTGGGCGGCGCGGCGTCTCCTGACGCATGTCGCCCATCTGCCTGCCGCTCTCGCCCGCCGCGTCGAAGCGCTTGCCGCCGCCCTGCCGGATCGGTTGCCGGCGCAGCCGCGGCTGGCCCTTCTCCATGGCGATCTTTGGGGCGGCAATATTGTGGCGGCCGGAGGTCGGGTCAGCGGATTCATCGACCCTGCCTGCTATTATGGCGATGCGGAGGTGGATCTCGCCATGCTGAGCCTGTTCGACCAGCCGGGCGCGCCTTTTTTCGACGCCTATGGGCCGCTGGAGCCCGGCCATGAGGACCGCCGGCCAATCTATATGCTATGGCCGGCGCTGGTCCATTTGCGGCTGTTCGGCGGCGCCTATCGGCCGATGGCGAGCGCCTGCTGCAGGCCAGCGGGGTCTAAATCATGA
- a CDS encoding low molecular weight protein-tyrosine-phosphatase codes for MSKPAVLFVCLGNICRSPLAEAAFRIEAERIGLDVAIDSAGTGDWHAGEPPDRRAQATALRHGVDISAYRARQVREQDFQRFTHIVALDPNNLAALAALAPADARAELSLLLDHVEGRKGHGVADPYYGDEAGFEAVWTEVTGAAQALAAKIAASS; via the coding sequence ATGTCAAAACCAGCCGTGCTTTTCGTTTGCCTCGGCAATATTTGCCGCTCGCCGCTGGCCGAGGCGGCGTTTCGCATCGAGGCCGAGCGAATCGGCCTTGACGTTGCGATCGATTCGGCCGGCACCGGCGACTGGCACGCCGGCGAGCCGCCCGACCGGCGCGCGCAAGCGACGGCGCTCCGTCATGGCGTCGACATCAGCGCCTATCGCGCGCGGCAAGTGAGGGAGCAGGATTTCCAGCGCTTCACGCATATCGTCGCGCTCGATCCCAATAATCTGGCCGCGCTGGCGGCGTTGGCGCCGGCGGATGCGCGCGCCGAACTCAGCCTGTTGCTCGATCATGTCGAGGGTCGCAAAGGCCATGGCGTCGCTGACCCCTATTATGGCGATGAGGCCGGTTTCGAGGCGGTCTGGACCGAAGTGACGGGCGCGGCGCAAGCGCTTGCGGCCAAAATCGCCGCAAGCTCATGA
- a CDS encoding polysaccharide deacetylase family protein gives MKQHVIGRMQAFSLAAALLAIAPGASAQGVVSAAPARIDAKAPAADPPPQMRVQNYRPVFQECHDAGKRRLLAIRAMSVDAKRQLLVVDPSSLATSLEDETSLICADTDDAAQKDTRFMAAITASAQASGHPSTAQPSVLQNAGLSHGVGEGSFLTGDLCPSRKPLDRAFLQGIEALGLATPVSLSISGLWLKRHGADFQWLLHEARAGALTITWVNHSFHHPYVPGRPFANNFLLTPGVDIQAEILDTEQILIANGQVPSVFFRFPGLISDAVTMDAVRRDHLVTLGADGWLVFMPPLRAGAILLIHPNGNEPEGLRLFSKLLGQGRLPRPFRPILDAP, from the coding sequence ATGAAGCAACACGTCATCGGGCGTATGCAGGCCTTCAGTCTGGCCGCCGCCCTCCTTGCGATCGCGCCGGGGGCCTCGGCGCAAGGCGTCGTCTCCGCAGCGCCGGCGAGGATAGACGCAAAAGCGCCCGCCGCCGATCCCCCGCCACAGATGCGCGTGCAAAACTACCGGCCGGTGTTTCAGGAATGCCATGACGCTGGCAAGCGCCGGCTGCTCGCCATCCGCGCCATGAGCGTCGATGCAAAACGGCAGCTTCTCGTGGTCGATCCCTCTTCTCTGGCGACGAGCCTTGAAGACGAGACGAGTCTCATCTGCGCCGACACCGATGACGCGGCGCAAAAGGACACGCGCTTCATGGCCGCGATCACGGCTTCGGCGCAAGCTTCGGGCCATCCGTCGACAGCGCAGCCTTCCGTGCTGCAAAACGCCGGCCTCTCGCATGGCGTAGGAGAGGGCTCGTTCCTCACCGGCGATCTTTGCCCCAGCCGCAAACCGCTCGACCGCGCCTTCCTGCAAGGGATCGAGGCGTTGGGGCTGGCGACCCCCGTTTCGCTGTCAATCTCCGGCCTTTGGCTCAAACGGCACGGCGCCGATTTTCAATGGCTGCTGCATGAGGCGCGCGCCGGCGCCCTCACGATCACATGGGTCAATCACTCCTTCCATCACCCCTATGTTCCGGGGCGTCCTTTCGCCAATAATTTTCTGCTGACGCCGGGCGTCGACATTCAGGCGGAAATTCTGGACACGGAGCAGATTTTGATCGCCAACGGGCAGGTTCCTTCCGTGTTTTTCCGCTTCCCCGGCCTTATCTCGGATGCGGTGACCATGGACGCCGTCCGCCGCGATCATCTTGTCACCCTTGGCGCCGACGGCTGGCTGGTCTTCATGCCGCCGCTGCGCGCGGGCGCGATCCTGCTCATCCACCCCAACGGCAATGAGCCGGAGGGACTCCGGCTGTTTTCGAAATTGCTCGGCCAGGGTCGGCTCCCACGCCCGTTCCGGCCAATCCTCGATGCGCCCTGA
- a CDS encoding GNAT family N-acetyltransferase: MTRKTDSKEPLILISHDDDEEKLAGRIAAALGVEIATGFGERNETPLAIGAYDGETLIGGLAGVTHWGWLYIRHVWIETHFRGRGIGQSLLADAELEARRRGCGGLYLDTFDPRAAKFYERAGFIRFGRIDGFPPGHARLFLSKKLV, from the coding sequence ATGACCCGAAAAACAGACTCAAAAGAGCCGCTGATCCTTATAAGTCACGATGATGACGAAGAAAAACTCGCCGGCCGCATCGCCGCAGCGCTCGGCGTCGAAATCGCCACAGGCTTCGGCGAACGCAACGAGACGCCGCTCGCCATCGGCGCCTATGACGGCGAGACGCTGATCGGCGGCCTCGCCGGCGTGACGCATTGGGGCTGGCTCTATATCCGTCACGTCTGGATCGAGACGCATTTTCGCGGGCGGGGAATCGGCCAAAGCCTCCTGGCCGATGCCGAACTGGAAGCGCGGCGGCGCGGCTGCGGCGGCCTTTACCTCGACACCTTCGATCCGCGCGCGGCGAAATTTTATGAGCGCGCCGGCTTTATCCGCTTCGGCCGGATCGACGGCTTTCCGCCCGGTCACGCGCGTCTGTTCTTGTCCAAGAAACTGGTCTAG
- a CDS encoding DUF2778 domain-containing protein, translating into MTQAIYSASDFVPFEARRSSPKLASYAVPFGGALLALSALVGGSMLNTREAAPPSAVDASQLDAPRVVAPQSASSIDTASNHYGALTDPGFSSLPKSVAAAQGVSPAQDVPPASKFAALEPAPAPEIAKPELEPPAPAAPQFGETAPLPTPRPPELRSSEDRGFVPRGRRLANEDKTAALPAAPADNRNFFEKLLGMPPQQPTRALAYAAPEEPAPGPAKKIIATATLRSDRYTAIYDISARTVYMPDGTRLEAHSGLGELMDDPRHVDKPMRGATPPNVYELSMREELFHGVQALRLTPIGGEVYGRNGFLAHTYMLGAAGASNGCVSFKNYGSFLQAYQNGSIKRLLVVARLN; encoded by the coding sequence ATGACCCAGGCGATCTATAGCGCATCTGATTTCGTACCGTTCGAAGCGCGCCGTTCGTCCCCGAAGCTTGCTTCCTATGCGGTTCCGTTTGGCGGCGCCCTGCTGGCCTTGAGCGCGCTGGTCGGCGGGTCGATGCTCAACACGCGCGAAGCCGCGCCTCCATCGGCGGTTGACGCGTCCCAGCTTGATGCGCCGCGGGTCGTCGCTCCGCAATCCGCCTCCAGCATTGATACGGCGTCCAATCATTATGGCGCGCTGACCGATCCCGGATTTTCGTCTCTCCCCAAATCCGTCGCCGCCGCGCAAGGCGTTTCCCCGGCGCAAGACGTTCCCCCCGCATCGAAGTTCGCCGCGCTGGAGCCGGCGCCTGCGCCCGAGATCGCAAAGCCGGAGTTGGAGCCGCCCGCGCCGGCGGCGCCCCAATTTGGCGAGACCGCGCCTTTGCCGACGCCGCGTCCGCCCGAACTGCGGTCTTCGGAAGACCGCGGCTTTGTGCCGCGGGGCCGCCGCCTCGCCAATGAGGACAAAACCGCGGCCCTCCCGGCGGCTCCCGCCGATAACCGCAATTTCTTCGAAAAACTGCTCGGCATGCCGCCGCAGCAGCCAACGCGCGCGCTTGCCTATGCCGCTCCGGAAGAACCAGCTCCAGGCCCCGCCAAGAAAATCATCGCCACCGCGACGCTTCGCTCCGATCGTTACACCGCCATCTACGATATCTCCGCGCGGACCGTGTACATGCCGGACGGAACGCGGCTCGAGGCCCATTCCGGGCTCGGCGAGCTGATGGACGATCCGCGCCACGTCGACAAACCCATGCGCGGCGCAACGCCGCCCAACGTCTATGAGCTCTCCATGCGTGAAGAGCTGTTTCATGGCGTGCAGGCGCTCCGCCTTACGCCCATTGGCGGCGAGGTCTATGGCCGCAACGGCTTCCTTGCGCATACCTACATGCTGGGCGCCGCCGGCGCTTCGAACGGCTGCGTGTCGTTCAAGAACTACGGCTCATTCCTGCAGGCCTATCAGAATGGCTCGATCAAGCGTCTGCTGGTGGTCGCGCGTCTGAACTAG
- a CDS encoding HlyC/CorC family transporter, with product MHGAGAEALSVSLWIAIAIIILCVALSAFFSGSETALTAASRARMHALEKAGDRRAALVNRLLVRRNRLIGACLLGNTLVNIGSSAFTTSILVSFFGDSGAFYATALMTVLLLVFAEVMPKTVAINYPDRASLLVAPVLSVFVAAFGPLLVGVEIFVRAALRLAGLGAGHQRSILSGHEELKSAVDLLHKEGGVARADRDMFGGLLDLNDLEVSDVMAHRTDMLTLNADLPPHELIAAIVAAPYSRLPIWRDDPENIIGVLHAKDLLPALDASGGKLDALDVESIAVKPWFVPMTTPAQDQLQAFLKRKTHFAIVVDEYGVVMGLVTLEDILEEIVGAISDEHDLVAEGVRPQADGSITVEGSAPIRDLNRIMGWSLPDEEATTIAGLVIHEARAIPDAGQTFTFHNFRFEVLRKSRNRITLLKIAPAAAEKGPPATP from the coding sequence ATGCACGGCGCAGGCGCCGAGGCTCTATCGGTATCTTTATGGATCGCTATTGCGATCATCATCCTATGCGTCGCGCTCTCGGCGTTTTTCTCCGGATCGGAAACGGCCCTCACCGCCGCGTCCCGCGCGCGCATGCACGCTCTGGAAAAAGCGGGCGATCGTCGCGCCGCCCTCGTCAACAGGCTGCTCGTCAGACGCAACAGGCTGATCGGCGCCTGCCTGCTCGGCAATACGCTCGTCAACATCGGCTCTTCGGCTTTTACAACAAGCATCCTTGTATCTTTTTTCGGCGACAGCGGCGCGTTCTATGCGACCGCCCTGATGACTGTCCTCCTGCTGGTCTTCGCCGAGGTGATGCCGAAGACGGTGGCGATCAATTATCCGGATCGCGCCTCCTTGCTCGTCGCGCCGGTTCTATCGGTTTTTGTCGCGGCCTTCGGTCCGCTTCTTGTCGGCGTCGAGATTTTCGTGCGCGCGGCGCTGCGGCTTGCGGGTCTTGGCGCCGGCCATCAGCGCTCGATCCTGTCCGGCCATGAAGAATTGAAAAGCGCTGTCGATCTTTTGCACAAGGAGGGCGGCGTCGCGCGCGCCGACCGCGACATGTTCGGCGGCCTGCTCGATCTCAACGATCTCGAAGTCTCTGACGTGATGGCGCATCGCACCGACATGCTGACGCTGAACGCCGATCTGCCGCCGCATGAACTGATCGCCGCAATCGTCGCCGCGCCCTATTCGCGCCTGCCGATCTGGCGCGACGATCCCGAAAATATCATCGGCGTGTTGCACGCCAAGGATCTATTGCCTGCCCTCGACGCCTCCGGCGGCAAGCTCGACGCCCTGGACGTCGAAAGCATCGCGGTAAAACCCTGGTTCGTGCCGATGACGACCCCGGCGCAGGATCAATTGCAGGCGTTTTTGAAGCGCAAGACGCATTTTGCGATCGTCGTCGACGAATATGGCGTGGTGATGGGCCTCGTGACGCTGGAGGACATTCTGGAAGAAATCGTCGGCGCCATTTCCGACGAGCACGATCTTGTCGCCGAGGGCGTGCGGCCGCAAGCGGACGGGTCGATCACGGTGGAAGGCTCGGCGCCGATCCGCGATCTCAACCGGATCATGGGCTGGAGCCTACCGGATGAAGAGGCGACGACCATCGCCGGCCTCGTCATCCACGAGGCGCGCGCGATCCCGGACGCGGGCCAGACGTTCACTTTTCATAATTTCCGGTTCGAAGTGCTGCGCAAGAGCCGGAACCGCATCACCCTGTTGAAGATCGCGCCCGCGGCGGCGGAGAAGGGCCCGCCGGCGACGCCGTGA
- the aroB gene encoding 3-dehydroquinate synthase → MTSSESVKDRPESVTDRRLASLVRSLGDRSIVLVGFMGCGKTSTGRRLAQRLGLPFIDADAEIEAAAGMTIAEIFARHGEPSFRDGERRVMARLLEHGPRVIATGGGAFLNEETRARIARRGVSVWLKAEPDVLWRRVRKRSHRPLLQSADPEKTLRTLLRERYPYYARADVTVISRDGPHETAVEEIIAAVEFFMRFSPEPPILAVLDPMNHAAKPPLPPIPSADGEPLFGPAATTAPAPAAQDAAAVRVELGERSYDILIGAGLIAAAGACVRRLAPGAACAIVTDANVAALHLAELERSLREAGVRYSAVIIPPGEQSKSYGVFAKVCDDILAARLERGDLVIALGGGVIGDLAGFAAASIRRGMRFVQIPTSLLAQVDSSVGGKTGINSEHGKNLIGAFHQPSLVLADADALATLPLREFRAGYAEIVKYGLIGDAPFFAWLETHWRGVFAGGPDRVHAIATSCRAKAAIVGRDERESGERALLNLGHTFGHALERINHYDGERLVHGEAVSVGLALAFRFCARVGLCEGADADRVEAHLREVGLPTRIADIPGLALDADQMLDAMRQDKKVERGALTFVLARAIGDCFVAKSVEAAEVRAFLEAELNTGL, encoded by the coding sequence ATGACCAGCTCCGAATCCGTGAAAGACAGGCCGGAGAGCGTGACGGACCGACGGCTCGCCTCTCTCGTCCGATCGCTCGGCGATCGCTCGATCGTCCTCGTCGGCTTCATGGGCTGTGGCAAGACCTCGACCGGCCGGCGTCTCGCGCAGCGGCTCGGCTTGCCTTTCATAGACGCCGACGCCGAGATCGAAGCGGCCGCCGGCATGACCATCGCCGAGATTTTTGCAAGGCACGGCGAGCCTTCGTTCCGTGACGGCGAGCGCCGCGTCATGGCCCGGCTGCTCGAACACGGCCCCCGCGTCATCGCAACGGGAGGCGGAGCCTTTCTCAATGAGGAGACACGCGCGCGGATCGCTCGTCGCGGTGTTTCGGTCTGGCTGAAGGCCGAACCCGACGTGCTGTGGCGCCGCGTGCGCAAGCGATCGCACCGGCCCTTGTTGCAAAGCGCCGATCCCGAAAAAACGCTGCGCACGCTGTTGCGCGAGCGTTATCCCTATTATGCTCGGGCCGACGTCACCGTGATTTCGCGTGACGGCCCGCATGAGACAGCGGTTGAGGAAATCATCGCCGCGGTCGAGTTTTTCATGCGCTTTTCCCCCGAGCCGCCCATCCTTGCCGTGTTGGACCCGATGAATCACGCCGCAAAGCCGCCGCTGCCGCCGATCCCCTCCGCCGATGGCGAGCCTCTCTTCGGCCCCGCGGCCACGACCGCGCCGGCGCCGGCGGCCCAGGACGCCGCCGCAGTGCGGGTCGAACTCGGCGAGCGGTCCTACGACATTCTGATTGGCGCGGGGCTTATTGCGGCGGCGGGAGCTTGCGTGCGGCGGCTGGCGCCCGGCGCCGCCTGCGCCATCGTCACGGACGCCAATGTGGCCGCCCTGCATCTTGCCGAGCTGGAGCGCTCGCTGCGCGAGGCGGGCGTGCGCTATAGCGCTGTGATCATCCCGCCGGGCGAGCAGTCCAAATCCTATGGCGTCTTCGCCAAGGTCTGCGACGATATTCTTGCGGCGCGGCTCGAACGGGGCGATCTCGTGATCGCGCTCGGCGGCGGCGTCATCGGCGATCTGGCGGGCTTTGCCGCCGCCTCGATCCGGCGCGGCATGCGCTTCGTGCAGATCCCGACAAGTCTGCTCGCCCAGGTCGATTCCTCCGTCGGCGGCAAGACCGGGATCAACTCCGAGCACGGCAAGAATCTGATCGGCGCCTTTCATCAGCCCTCTCTGGTGCTGGCCGACGCCGACGCGCTGGCCACCCTGCCGCTGCGCGAATTCCGCGCCGGCTACGCCGAGATCGTGAAATACGGGTTGATCGGCGATGCGCCCTTCTTCGCCTGGCTCGAGACTCATTGGCGCGGCGTTTTCGCGGGCGGCCCGGATCGCGTCCACGCCATCGCGACGAGCTGCCGCGCCAAGGCGGCGATCGTCGGCCGCGACGAGCGGGAAAGCGGGGAGCGCGCGCTGTTGAATCTCGGCCACACCTTCGGCCATGCGCTGGAGCGCATCAACCATTACGACGGCGAGCGGCTGGTGCATGGCGAGGCTGTTTCGGTCGGGCTGGCGCTCGCCTTCCGCTTCTGCGCCAGAGTCGGGCTCTGCGAGGGCGCCGACGCGGACCGCGTTGAGGCGCATCTGCGCGAGGTTGGCCTGCCGACGCGGATCGCCGACATCCCCGGCCTCGCGCTTGACGCCGATCAGATGCTCGATGCCATGCGCCAGGACAAAAAGGTCGAGCGCGGCGCCCTGACCTTCGTTCTGGCGCGCGCGATCGGCGACTGTTTCGTCGCCAAATCGGTCGAGGCGGCCGAGGTGCGCGCTTTCCTCGAGGCCGAGCTCAACACAGGACTTTGA
- a CDS encoding OmpW/AlkL family protein: protein MIRLVRCAMAALILGCAAGAASAADVPAVAPAPPPPQDFYQPWQVRLRALGVVPTSGGSLSTTGGAFISNGFRANSTVVPELDISYFFTKNLAIEAICCLTKHNVYLSGGPLSGNRVASALLFPPTLLAQYHWTNFGAFQPYVGVGVNYTHYFSTQPDYFILNTVTIGDSWGVAGQVGFDYMIDEHWGFNVDVKKIMMNPRVTGTIAPGTASIIGRAALSPWLIGGGITFRFGGAAAPVVAKY from the coding sequence ATGATCAGGCTCGTTCGCTGCGCGATGGCCGCACTTATACTCGGCTGCGCCGCCGGCGCTGCGTCAGCGGCCGATGTTCCAGCCGTTGCGCCCGCCCCGCCGCCGCCGCAAGATTTCTATCAGCCCTGGCAGGTGCGCCTGCGCGCCCTCGGCGTCGTGCCGACCTCCGGCGGCTCCCTGTCGACAACCGGCGGCGCCTTCATCAGCAATGGCTTCAGAGCCAACTCGACGGTGGTTCCGGAACTCGACATCTCCTACTTCTTTACGAAGAATCTGGCGATCGAAGCGATCTGCTGCCTGACCAAGCACAATGTTTATCTCAGCGGCGGCCCCCTCAGCGGCAACCGGGTCGCGAGCGCGTTGCTTTTCCCGCCAACCCTTCTCGCCCAATATCACTGGACGAATTTCGGCGCCTTTCAGCCTTATGTTGGCGTCGGCGTCAACTACACCCATTATTTCTCGACGCAGCCTGACTATTTCATCCTCAACACGGTGACGATCGGCGATTCCTGGGGCGTCGCCGGCCAGGTCGGCTTCGACTACATGATCGACGAGCATTGGGGCTTCAACGTCGACGTCAAGAAGATCATGATGAATCCGCGCGTGACAGGGACGATCGCGCCCGGCACGGCGTCGATCATCGGCCGCGCGGCGCTCAGCCCCTGGCTCATCGGCGGGGGCATCACCTTCCGCTTCGGCGGCGCGGCAGCCCCGGTCGTCGCGAAATATTGA